The Ovis aries strain OAR_USU_Benz2616 breed Rambouillet chromosome 11, ARS-UI_Ramb_v3.0, whole genome shotgun sequence genome window below encodes:
- the GPS1 gene encoding COP9 signalosome complex subunit 1 isoform X5, translating to MPLPVQVFNLQGAVEPMQIDVDPQEDPQNAPDVNYVVENPTLDLEQYAASYSGLMRIERLQFIADHCPPLRVEALKMALSFVQRTFNVDMYEEIHRKLSEAARLRAPAVTAAPVPTGRSPDGGEGRWEAPAPPARGPLMARSSLRELQNAPDAIPESGVEPPPLDTAWVEATRKKALLKLEKLDTDLKNYKGNSIKESIRRGHDDLGDHYLDCGDLSNALKCYSRARDYCTSAKHVINMCLNVIKVSVYLQNWSHVLSYVSKAESTPEIAERGERDTQTQAILTKLKCAAGLAELAARKYKQAAKCFLLASFDHCDFPELLSASNVAVYGGLCALATFDRQELQRNVISSSSFKLFLELEPQVRDIIFKFYESKYASCLKMLDEMKDNLLLDMYLAPHVRTLYTQIRNRALIQYFSPYVSADMRKMATAFNTTVAALEDELTQLILEGLINARIDSHSKILYARDVDQRSTTFEKSLLMGKEFQRRAKAMILRAAVLRNQIHVKSPPREGSQGELTPANSQSRMSTNM from the exons ATGCCGCTGCCGGTTCAGGTGTTTAACTTGCAG GGGGCCGTGGAGCCCATGCAGATTGACGTGGACCCCCAGGAGGACCCGCAGAATGCGCCCGATGTCAACTACGTGGTGGAGAACCCCACCCTG GATCTGGAGCAGTATGCGGCCAGCTATAGTGGCCTGATGCGTATCGAGCGACTGCAGTTCATTGCTGACCACTGCCCCCCTCTGCGAGTGGAGGCCCTGAAGATGGCCCTGTCCTTTGTGCAGAGAACTTTCAATGTGGACATGTATGAGGAGATCCACCGCAAGCTCTCAGAGGCTGCCAG GCTGCGGGCTCCTGCTGTCACAGCTGCCCCTGTGCCAACTGGGCGCTCTCCCGATGGGGGTGAGGGCCGCTGGGAGGCACCCGCCCCCCCTGCACGTGGGCCCCTGATGGCCAGGTCCTCCCTCAGGGAGCTGCAGAATGCGCCTGATGCCATCCCCGAGAGTGGCGTGGAGCCCCCACCCTTGGACACAGCTTGGGTGGAGGCCACGAGAAAGAAGGCCTTGCTGAAGCTGGAGAAATTGGACACAGATCTGAAGAACTACAAGGGCAATTCTATCAAGGAGAGCATCAG GCGTGGACATGATGACCTGGGTGACCACTATCTGGACTGTGGGGATCTCAGCAATGCCCTCAAGTGTTACTCCCGGGCCCGGGACTactgcaccagcgccaagcatgtCATTAACATGTGCCTCAATGTCATCAAG GTCAGCGTCTACTTGCAGAATTGGTCTCATGTGCTGAGCTACGTCAGCAAGGCAGAGTCCACCCCGGAAATCGCGGAG CGTGGGGAGCGTGACACCCAGACTCAGGCCATCCTCACCAAGCTCAAGTGTGCGGCAG GCTTGGCTGAGTTGGCAGCACGCAAGTACAAGCAGGCTGCCAAGTGCTTTCTGCTGGCTTCCTTCGACCACTGCGACTTCCCTGAG CTGCTCTCCGCCAGTAACGTGGCCGTGTACGGCGGCTTGTGCGCTTTGGCCACCTTTGATCGGCAGGAGCTGCAGCGCAACGTCATCTCCAGCag CTCCTTCAAGTTGTTCTTGGAGCTGGAGCCACAGGTTCGGGACATTATCTTCAAATTCTACGAGTCCAAGTATGCCTCGTGCCTGAAGATGCTGGATGAGATGAAG GACAATCTGCTGCTAGACATGTACCTGGCTCCCCACGTCAGGACCCTGTACACGCAGATTCGCAACCGGGCGCTCATTCAG TATTTCAGCCCCTACGTGTCAGCTGACATGCGCAAGATGGCCACAGCCTTCAACACCACAGTAGCGGCGCTGGAGGATGAGTTGACGCAGCTCATCCTGGAAGGGCTCATCAATGCCCGCATCGACTCCCACAGCAAG ATCCTGTATGCCCGGGACGTAGATCAACGCAGCACCACCTTTGAGAAGTCTCTGCTGATGGGCAAGGAGTTCCAGCGCCGTGCCAAAGCCATGATCCTACGGGCGGCCGTTCTGCGCAACCAGATCCAcgtcaag TCCCCTCCCCGGGAAGGGAGCCAAGGGGAGCTGACACCGGCCAACAGCCAGTCCCGGATGAGCACCAACATGTAA
- the GPS1 gene encoding COP9 signalosome complex subunit 1 isoform X6, producing MQGGPAPRAAASSVADVHCTPPSGRSELFLPGTAGDFSLSASLSACTLLYEGAVEPMQIDVDPQEDPQNAPDVNYVVENPTLDLEQYAASYSGLMRIERLQFIADHCPPLRVEALKMALSFVQRTFNVDMYEEIHRKLSEAARELQNAPDAIPESGVEPPPLDTAWVEATRKKALLKLEKLDTDLKNYKGNSIKESIRRGHDDLGDHYLDCGDLSNALKCYSRARDYCTSAKHVINMCLNVIKVSVYLQNWSHVLSYVSKAESTPEIAEQRGERDTQTQAILTKLKCAAGLAELAARKYKQAAKCFLLASFDHCDFPELLSASNVAVYGGLCALATFDRQELQRNVISSSSFKLFLELEPQVRDIIFKFYESKYASCLKMLDEMKDNLLLDMYLAPHVRTLYTQIRNRALIQYFSPYVSADMRKMATAFNTTVAALEDELTQLILEGLINARIDSHSKILYARDVDQRSTTFEKSLLMGKEFQRRAKAMILRAAVLRNQIHVKSPPREGSQGELTPANSQSRMSTNM from the exons ATGCAGGGTGGCCCGGCCCCCCGCGCGGCCGCGTCGTCAGTGGCAGATGTGCACTGCACCCCTCCCAGCGGTAGGTCAGAGCTCTTCCTGCCGGGCACGGCCGGGGACTTCAGCCTGAGCGCCAGCCTGTCGGCCTGTACGCTGCTTTATGAG GGGGCCGTGGAGCCCATGCAGATTGACGTGGACCCCCAGGAGGACCCGCAGAATGCGCCCGATGTCAACTACGTGGTGGAGAACCCCACCCTG GATCTGGAGCAGTATGCGGCCAGCTATAGTGGCCTGATGCGTATCGAGCGACTGCAGTTCATTGCTGACCACTGCCCCCCTCTGCGAGTGGAGGCCCTGAAGATGGCCCTGTCCTTTGTGCAGAGAACTTTCAATGTGGACATGTATGAGGAGATCCACCGCAAGCTCTCAGAGGCTGCCAG GGAGCTGCAGAATGCGCCTGATGCCATCCCCGAGAGTGGCGTGGAGCCCCCACCCTTGGACACAGCTTGGGTGGAGGCCACGAGAAAGAAGGCCTTGCTGAAGCTGGAGAAATTGGACACAGATCTGAAGAACTACAAGGGCAATTCTATCAAGGAGAGCATCAG GCGTGGACATGATGACCTGGGTGACCACTATCTGGACTGTGGGGATCTCAGCAATGCCCTCAAGTGTTACTCCCGGGCCCGGGACTactgcaccagcgccaagcatgtCATTAACATGTGCCTCAATGTCATCAAG GTCAGCGTCTACTTGCAGAATTGGTCTCATGTGCTGAGCTACGTCAGCAAGGCAGAGTCCACCCCGGAAATCGCGGAG CAGCGTGGGGAGCGTGACACCCAGACTCAGGCCATCCTCACCAAGCTCAAGTGTGCGGCAG GCTTGGCTGAGTTGGCAGCACGCAAGTACAAGCAGGCTGCCAAGTGCTTTCTGCTGGCTTCCTTCGACCACTGCGACTTCCCTGAG CTGCTCTCCGCCAGTAACGTGGCCGTGTACGGCGGCTTGTGCGCTTTGGCCACCTTTGATCGGCAGGAGCTGCAGCGCAACGTCATCTCCAGCag CTCCTTCAAGTTGTTCTTGGAGCTGGAGCCACAGGTTCGGGACATTATCTTCAAATTCTACGAGTCCAAGTATGCCTCGTGCCTGAAGATGCTGGATGAGATGAAG GACAATCTGCTGCTAGACATGTACCTGGCTCCCCACGTCAGGACCCTGTACACGCAGATTCGCAACCGGGCGCTCATTCAG TATTTCAGCCCCTACGTGTCAGCTGACATGCGCAAGATGGCCACAGCCTTCAACACCACAGTAGCGGCGCTGGAGGATGAGTTGACGCAGCTCATCCTGGAAGGGCTCATCAATGCCCGCATCGACTCCCACAGCAAG ATCCTGTATGCCCGGGACGTAGATCAACGCAGCACCACCTTTGAGAAGTCTCTGCTGATGGGCAAGGAGTTCCAGCGCCGTGCCAAAGCCATGATCCTACGGGCGGCCGTTCTGCGCAACCAGATCCAcgtcaag TCCCCTCCCCGGGAAGGGAGCCAAGGGGAGCTGACACCGGCCAACAGCCAGTCCCGGATGAGCACCAACATGTAA
- the GPS1 gene encoding COP9 signalosome complex subunit 1 isoform X3: MQGGPAPRAAASSVADVHCTPPSGRSELFLPGTAGDFSLSASLSACTLLYEGAVEPMQIDVDPQEDPQNAPDVNYVVENPTLDLEQYAASYSGLMRIERLQFIADHCPPLRVEALKMALSFVQRTFNVDMYEEIHRKLSEAARLRAPAVTAAPVPTGRSPDGGEGRWEAPAPPARGPLMARSSLRELQNAPDAIPESGVEPPPLDTAWVEATRKKALLKLEKLDTDLKNYKGNSIKESIRRGHDDLGDHYLDCGDLSNALKCYSRARDYCTSAKHVINMCLNVIKVSVYLQNWSHVLSYVSKAESTPEIAERGERDTQTQAILTKLKCAAGLAELAARKYKQAAKCFLLASFDHCDFPELLSASNVAVYGGLCALATFDRQELQRNVISSSSFKLFLELEPQVRDIIFKFYESKYASCLKMLDEMKDNLLLDMYLAPHVRTLYTQIRNRALIQYFSPYVSADMRKMATAFNTTVAALEDELTQLILEGLINARIDSHSKILYARDVDQRSTTFEKSLLMGKEFQRRAKAMILRAAVLRNQIHVKSPPREGSQGELTPANSQSRMSTNM; this comes from the exons ATGCAGGGTGGCCCGGCCCCCCGCGCGGCCGCGTCGTCAGTGGCAGATGTGCACTGCACCCCTCCCAGCGGTAGGTCAGAGCTCTTCCTGCCGGGCACGGCCGGGGACTTCAGCCTGAGCGCCAGCCTGTCGGCCTGTACGCTGCTTTATGAG GGGGCCGTGGAGCCCATGCAGATTGACGTGGACCCCCAGGAGGACCCGCAGAATGCGCCCGATGTCAACTACGTGGTGGAGAACCCCACCCTG GATCTGGAGCAGTATGCGGCCAGCTATAGTGGCCTGATGCGTATCGAGCGACTGCAGTTCATTGCTGACCACTGCCCCCCTCTGCGAGTGGAGGCCCTGAAGATGGCCCTGTCCTTTGTGCAGAGAACTTTCAATGTGGACATGTATGAGGAGATCCACCGCAAGCTCTCAGAGGCTGCCAG GCTGCGGGCTCCTGCTGTCACAGCTGCCCCTGTGCCAACTGGGCGCTCTCCCGATGGGGGTGAGGGCCGCTGGGAGGCACCCGCCCCCCCTGCACGTGGGCCCCTGATGGCCAGGTCCTCCCTCAGGGAGCTGCAGAATGCGCCTGATGCCATCCCCGAGAGTGGCGTGGAGCCCCCACCCTTGGACACAGCTTGGGTGGAGGCCACGAGAAAGAAGGCCTTGCTGAAGCTGGAGAAATTGGACACAGATCTGAAGAACTACAAGGGCAATTCTATCAAGGAGAGCATCAG GCGTGGACATGATGACCTGGGTGACCACTATCTGGACTGTGGGGATCTCAGCAATGCCCTCAAGTGTTACTCCCGGGCCCGGGACTactgcaccagcgccaagcatgtCATTAACATGTGCCTCAATGTCATCAAG GTCAGCGTCTACTTGCAGAATTGGTCTCATGTGCTGAGCTACGTCAGCAAGGCAGAGTCCACCCCGGAAATCGCGGAG CGTGGGGAGCGTGACACCCAGACTCAGGCCATCCTCACCAAGCTCAAGTGTGCGGCAG GCTTGGCTGAGTTGGCAGCACGCAAGTACAAGCAGGCTGCCAAGTGCTTTCTGCTGGCTTCCTTCGACCACTGCGACTTCCCTGAG CTGCTCTCCGCCAGTAACGTGGCCGTGTACGGCGGCTTGTGCGCTTTGGCCACCTTTGATCGGCAGGAGCTGCAGCGCAACGTCATCTCCAGCag CTCCTTCAAGTTGTTCTTGGAGCTGGAGCCACAGGTTCGGGACATTATCTTCAAATTCTACGAGTCCAAGTATGCCTCGTGCCTGAAGATGCTGGATGAGATGAAG GACAATCTGCTGCTAGACATGTACCTGGCTCCCCACGTCAGGACCCTGTACACGCAGATTCGCAACCGGGCGCTCATTCAG TATTTCAGCCCCTACGTGTCAGCTGACATGCGCAAGATGGCCACAGCCTTCAACACCACAGTAGCGGCGCTGGAGGATGAGTTGACGCAGCTCATCCTGGAAGGGCTCATCAATGCCCGCATCGACTCCCACAGCAAG ATCCTGTATGCCCGGGACGTAGATCAACGCAGCACCACCTTTGAGAAGTCTCTGCTGATGGGCAAGGAGTTCCAGCGCCGTGCCAAAGCCATGATCCTACGGGCGGCCGTTCTGCGCAACCAGATCCAcgtcaag TCCCCTCCCCGGGAAGGGAGCCAAGGGGAGCTGACACCGGCCAACAGCCAGTCCCGGATGAGCACCAACATGTAA
- the GPS1 gene encoding COP9 signalosome complex subunit 1 isoform X1, translating into MPLPVQVFNLQGAVEPMQIDVDPQEDPQNAPDVNYVVENPTLDLEQYAASYSGLMRIERLQFIADHCPPLRVEALKMALSFVQRTFNVDMYEEIHRKLSEAARELQNAPDAIPESGVEPPPLDTAWVEATRKKALLKLEKLDTDLKNYKGNSIKESIRRGHDDLGDHYLDCGDLSNALKCYSRARDYCTSAKHVINMCLNVIKVSVYLQNWSHVLSYVSKAESTPEIAEQRGERDTQTQAILTKLKCAAGLAELAARKYKQAAKCFLLASFDHCDFPELLSASNVAVYGGLCALATFDRQELQRNVISSSSFKLFLELEPQVRDIIFKFYESKYASCLKMLDEMKDNLLLDMYLAPHVRTLYTQIRNRALIQYFSPYVSADMRKMATAFNTTVAALEDELTQLILEGLINARIDSHSKILYARDVDQRSTTFEKSLLMGKEFQRRAKAMILRAAVLRNQIHVKSPPREGSQGELTPANSQSRMSTNM; encoded by the exons ATGCCGCTGCCGGTTCAGGTGTTTAACTTGCAG GGGGCCGTGGAGCCCATGCAGATTGACGTGGACCCCCAGGAGGACCCGCAGAATGCGCCCGATGTCAACTACGTGGTGGAGAACCCCACCCTG GATCTGGAGCAGTATGCGGCCAGCTATAGTGGCCTGATGCGTATCGAGCGACTGCAGTTCATTGCTGACCACTGCCCCCCTCTGCGAGTGGAGGCCCTGAAGATGGCCCTGTCCTTTGTGCAGAGAACTTTCAATGTGGACATGTATGAGGAGATCCACCGCAAGCTCTCAGAGGCTGCCAG GGAGCTGCAGAATGCGCCTGATGCCATCCCCGAGAGTGGCGTGGAGCCCCCACCCTTGGACACAGCTTGGGTGGAGGCCACGAGAAAGAAGGCCTTGCTGAAGCTGGAGAAATTGGACACAGATCTGAAGAACTACAAGGGCAATTCTATCAAGGAGAGCATCAG GCGTGGACATGATGACCTGGGTGACCACTATCTGGACTGTGGGGATCTCAGCAATGCCCTCAAGTGTTACTCCCGGGCCCGGGACTactgcaccagcgccaagcatgtCATTAACATGTGCCTCAATGTCATCAAG GTCAGCGTCTACTTGCAGAATTGGTCTCATGTGCTGAGCTACGTCAGCAAGGCAGAGTCCACCCCGGAAATCGCGGAG CAGCGTGGGGAGCGTGACACCCAGACTCAGGCCATCCTCACCAAGCTCAAGTGTGCGGCAG GCTTGGCTGAGTTGGCAGCACGCAAGTACAAGCAGGCTGCCAAGTGCTTTCTGCTGGCTTCCTTCGACCACTGCGACTTCCCTGAG CTGCTCTCCGCCAGTAACGTGGCCGTGTACGGCGGCTTGTGCGCTTTGGCCACCTTTGATCGGCAGGAGCTGCAGCGCAACGTCATCTCCAGCag CTCCTTCAAGTTGTTCTTGGAGCTGGAGCCACAGGTTCGGGACATTATCTTCAAATTCTACGAGTCCAAGTATGCCTCGTGCCTGAAGATGCTGGATGAGATGAAG GACAATCTGCTGCTAGACATGTACCTGGCTCCCCACGTCAGGACCCTGTACACGCAGATTCGCAACCGGGCGCTCATTCAG TATTTCAGCCCCTACGTGTCAGCTGACATGCGCAAGATGGCCACAGCCTTCAACACCACAGTAGCGGCGCTGGAGGATGAGTTGACGCAGCTCATCCTGGAAGGGCTCATCAATGCCCGCATCGACTCCCACAGCAAG ATCCTGTATGCCCGGGACGTAGATCAACGCAGCACCACCTTTGAGAAGTCTCTGCTGATGGGCAAGGAGTTCCAGCGCCGTGCCAAAGCCATGATCCTACGGGCGGCCGTTCTGCGCAACCAGATCCAcgtcaag TCCCCTCCCCGGGAAGGGAGCCAAGGGGAGCTGACACCGGCCAACAGCCAGTCCCGGATGAGCACCAACATGTAA
- the GPS1 gene encoding COP9 signalosome complex subunit 1 isoform X7, whose translation MQGGPAPRAAASSVADVHCTPPSGRSELFLPGTAGDFSLSASLSACTLLYEGAVEPMQIDVDPQEDPQNAPDVNYVVENPTLDLEQYAASYSGLMRIERLQFIADHCPPLRVEALKMALSFVQRTFNVDMYEEIHRKLSEAARELQNAPDAIPESGVEPPPLDTAWVEATRKKALLKLEKLDTDLKNYKGNSIKESIRRGHDDLGDHYLDCGDLSNALKCYSRARDYCTSAKHVINMCLNVIKVSVYLQNWSHVLSYVSKAESTPEIAERGERDTQTQAILTKLKCAAGLAELAARKYKQAAKCFLLASFDHCDFPELLSASNVAVYGGLCALATFDRQELQRNVISSSSFKLFLELEPQVRDIIFKFYESKYASCLKMLDEMKDNLLLDMYLAPHVRTLYTQIRNRALIQYFSPYVSADMRKMATAFNTTVAALEDELTQLILEGLINARIDSHSKILYARDVDQRSTTFEKSLLMGKEFQRRAKAMILRAAVLRNQIHVKSPPREGSQGELTPANSQSRMSTNM comes from the exons ATGCAGGGTGGCCCGGCCCCCCGCGCGGCCGCGTCGTCAGTGGCAGATGTGCACTGCACCCCTCCCAGCGGTAGGTCAGAGCTCTTCCTGCCGGGCACGGCCGGGGACTTCAGCCTGAGCGCCAGCCTGTCGGCCTGTACGCTGCTTTATGAG GGGGCCGTGGAGCCCATGCAGATTGACGTGGACCCCCAGGAGGACCCGCAGAATGCGCCCGATGTCAACTACGTGGTGGAGAACCCCACCCTG GATCTGGAGCAGTATGCGGCCAGCTATAGTGGCCTGATGCGTATCGAGCGACTGCAGTTCATTGCTGACCACTGCCCCCCTCTGCGAGTGGAGGCCCTGAAGATGGCCCTGTCCTTTGTGCAGAGAACTTTCAATGTGGACATGTATGAGGAGATCCACCGCAAGCTCTCAGAGGCTGCCAG GGAGCTGCAGAATGCGCCTGATGCCATCCCCGAGAGTGGCGTGGAGCCCCCACCCTTGGACACAGCTTGGGTGGAGGCCACGAGAAAGAAGGCCTTGCTGAAGCTGGAGAAATTGGACACAGATCTGAAGAACTACAAGGGCAATTCTATCAAGGAGAGCATCAG GCGTGGACATGATGACCTGGGTGACCACTATCTGGACTGTGGGGATCTCAGCAATGCCCTCAAGTGTTACTCCCGGGCCCGGGACTactgcaccagcgccaagcatgtCATTAACATGTGCCTCAATGTCATCAAG GTCAGCGTCTACTTGCAGAATTGGTCTCATGTGCTGAGCTACGTCAGCAAGGCAGAGTCCACCCCGGAAATCGCGGAG CGTGGGGAGCGTGACACCCAGACTCAGGCCATCCTCACCAAGCTCAAGTGTGCGGCAG GCTTGGCTGAGTTGGCAGCACGCAAGTACAAGCAGGCTGCCAAGTGCTTTCTGCTGGCTTCCTTCGACCACTGCGACTTCCCTGAG CTGCTCTCCGCCAGTAACGTGGCCGTGTACGGCGGCTTGTGCGCTTTGGCCACCTTTGATCGGCAGGAGCTGCAGCGCAACGTCATCTCCAGCag CTCCTTCAAGTTGTTCTTGGAGCTGGAGCCACAGGTTCGGGACATTATCTTCAAATTCTACGAGTCCAAGTATGCCTCGTGCCTGAAGATGCTGGATGAGATGAAG GACAATCTGCTGCTAGACATGTACCTGGCTCCCCACGTCAGGACCCTGTACACGCAGATTCGCAACCGGGCGCTCATTCAG TATTTCAGCCCCTACGTGTCAGCTGACATGCGCAAGATGGCCACAGCCTTCAACACCACAGTAGCGGCGCTGGAGGATGAGTTGACGCAGCTCATCCTGGAAGGGCTCATCAATGCCCGCATCGACTCCCACAGCAAG ATCCTGTATGCCCGGGACGTAGATCAACGCAGCACCACCTTTGAGAAGTCTCTGCTGATGGGCAAGGAGTTCCAGCGCCGTGCCAAAGCCATGATCCTACGGGCGGCCGTTCTGCGCAACCAGATCCAcgtcaag TCCCCTCCCCGGGAAGGGAGCCAAGGGGAGCTGACACCGGCCAACAGCCAGTCCCGGATGAGCACCAACATGTAA
- the GPS1 gene encoding COP9 signalosome complex subunit 1 isoform X4, translated as MPLPVQVFNLQGAVEPMQIDVDPQEDPQNAPDVNYVVENPTLDLEQYAASYSGLMRIERLQFIADHCPPLRVEALKMALSFVQRTFNVDMYEEIHRKLSEAARLRAPAVTAAPVPTGRSPDGGEGRWEAPAPPARGPLMARSSLRELQNAPDAIPESGVEPPPLDTAWVEATRKKALLKLEKLDTDLKNYKGNSIKESIRRGHDDLGDHYLDCGDLSNALKCYSRARDYCTSAKHVINMCLNVIKVSVYLQNWSHVLSYVSKAESTPEIAEQRGERDTQTQAILTKLKCAAGLAELAARKYKQAAKCFLLASFDHCDFPELLSASNVAVYGGLCALATFDRQELQRNVISSSSFKLFLELEPQVRDIIFKFYESKYASCLKMLDEMKDNLLLDMYLAPHVRTLYTQIRNRALIQYFSPYVSADMRKMATAFNTTVAALEDELTQLILEGLINARIDSHSKILYARDVDQRSTTFEKSLLMGKEFQRRAKAMILRAAVLRNQIHVKSPPREGSQGELTPANSQSRMSTNM; from the exons ATGCCGCTGCCGGTTCAGGTGTTTAACTTGCAG GGGGCCGTGGAGCCCATGCAGATTGACGTGGACCCCCAGGAGGACCCGCAGAATGCGCCCGATGTCAACTACGTGGTGGAGAACCCCACCCTG GATCTGGAGCAGTATGCGGCCAGCTATAGTGGCCTGATGCGTATCGAGCGACTGCAGTTCATTGCTGACCACTGCCCCCCTCTGCGAGTGGAGGCCCTGAAGATGGCCCTGTCCTTTGTGCAGAGAACTTTCAATGTGGACATGTATGAGGAGATCCACCGCAAGCTCTCAGAGGCTGCCAG GCTGCGGGCTCCTGCTGTCACAGCTGCCCCTGTGCCAACTGGGCGCTCTCCCGATGGGGGTGAGGGCCGCTGGGAGGCACCCGCCCCCCCTGCACGTGGGCCCCTGATGGCCAGGTCCTCCCTCAGGGAGCTGCAGAATGCGCCTGATGCCATCCCCGAGAGTGGCGTGGAGCCCCCACCCTTGGACACAGCTTGGGTGGAGGCCACGAGAAAGAAGGCCTTGCTGAAGCTGGAGAAATTGGACACAGATCTGAAGAACTACAAGGGCAATTCTATCAAGGAGAGCATCAG GCGTGGACATGATGACCTGGGTGACCACTATCTGGACTGTGGGGATCTCAGCAATGCCCTCAAGTGTTACTCCCGGGCCCGGGACTactgcaccagcgccaagcatgtCATTAACATGTGCCTCAATGTCATCAAG GTCAGCGTCTACTTGCAGAATTGGTCTCATGTGCTGAGCTACGTCAGCAAGGCAGAGTCCACCCCGGAAATCGCGGAG CAGCGTGGGGAGCGTGACACCCAGACTCAGGCCATCCTCACCAAGCTCAAGTGTGCGGCAG GCTTGGCTGAGTTGGCAGCACGCAAGTACAAGCAGGCTGCCAAGTGCTTTCTGCTGGCTTCCTTCGACCACTGCGACTTCCCTGAG CTGCTCTCCGCCAGTAACGTGGCCGTGTACGGCGGCTTGTGCGCTTTGGCCACCTTTGATCGGCAGGAGCTGCAGCGCAACGTCATCTCCAGCag CTCCTTCAAGTTGTTCTTGGAGCTGGAGCCACAGGTTCGGGACATTATCTTCAAATTCTACGAGTCCAAGTATGCCTCGTGCCTGAAGATGCTGGATGAGATGAAG GACAATCTGCTGCTAGACATGTACCTGGCTCCCCACGTCAGGACCCTGTACACGCAGATTCGCAACCGGGCGCTCATTCAG TATTTCAGCCCCTACGTGTCAGCTGACATGCGCAAGATGGCCACAGCCTTCAACACCACAGTAGCGGCGCTGGAGGATGAGTTGACGCAGCTCATCCTGGAAGGGCTCATCAATGCCCGCATCGACTCCCACAGCAAG ATCCTGTATGCCCGGGACGTAGATCAACGCAGCACCACCTTTGAGAAGTCTCTGCTGATGGGCAAGGAGTTCCAGCGCCGTGCCAAAGCCATGATCCTACGGGCGGCCGTTCTGCGCAACCAGATCCAcgtcaag TCCCCTCCCCGGGAAGGGAGCCAAGGGGAGCTGACACCGGCCAACAGCCAGTCCCGGATGAGCACCAACATGTAA